The Pedobacter roseus genome contains a region encoding:
- a CDS encoding sialidase family protein produces MLKRKIYITLGLVFVAVIAAHAQVEKWQTGIVKQEFLYDKAPFPSCHSATIAETPTGLVASFFGGTKERNPDVEIYISRFVDGKWLAPVSVANGIQPEGKRLPTWNPVLYQVPGGDLLLFYKIGPKPSEWWGMMRTSKDGGKTWSDATKLPDGYIGPVKNKPVLLSNGNLFAPSSKEGDGWKIHFEVTKDNGKTWRTIGPLPENGIKAIQPSILQHGNGKLQILARTANRAIAESWSTDNGETWSPLTKTSLPNNNSGTDAVTMKDGRHVLVYNHVLPPGDLAKGPRTPLNVSISKDGKEWYAALILEDSPISQYSYPAVIQTSDGLLHFIYTWRREKIKHVVVDPSKLKLKRIENGVWPKLKGYTAPVITETKNEEG; encoded by the coding sequence CCCAGGTAGAAAAGTGGCAAACCGGCATTGTAAAACAGGAATTCCTTTACGATAAAGCGCCATTTCCATCGTGCCATTCTGCAACAATCGCCGAAACACCAACAGGTTTAGTCGCCTCATTTTTTGGAGGGACAAAAGAGCGTAATCCCGATGTTGAAATTTACATCAGCCGTTTTGTAGATGGAAAATGGCTAGCACCGGTTTCGGTAGCTAATGGTATCCAACCGGAAGGTAAGCGATTACCAACCTGGAATCCAGTTTTATATCAGGTGCCCGGCGGAGATCTGTTATTATTCTATAAAATCGGACCTAAACCTTCTGAATGGTGGGGTATGATGAGAACTTCAAAAGATGGTGGAAAAACCTGGTCGGATGCTACTAAATTGCCTGATGGTTATATCGGTCCGGTGAAAAATAAACCAGTTTTATTAAGTAATGGAAATCTTTTTGCGCCATCAAGCAAAGAAGGCGACGGCTGGAAAATCCATTTTGAAGTAACCAAAGACAATGGCAAAACCTGGAGAACCATTGGTCCGTTGCCCGAAAATGGAATCAAAGCCATTCAACCCAGTATTTTACAGCATGGAAACGGCAAACTGCAAATTTTAGCCAGAACCGCTAACCGTGCCATTGCAGAATCCTGGTCTACAGATAACGGAGAAACCTGGTCGCCATTAACCAAAACTTCTTTGCCAAATAACAATTCGGGAACGGATGCCGTAACCATGAAAGATGGTCGCCATGTTTTAGTGTACAACCATGTATTGCCTCCCGGCGATTTAGCCAAAGGACCAAGAACACCATTAAATGTTTCCATTTCCAAAGATGGAAAAGAATGGTACGCGGCATTGATTTTAGAAGATTCGCCGATCAGTCAGTATTCTTATCCGGCAGTGATCCAAACCAGCGATGGCTTGCTACACTTCATTTACACCTGGAGAAGAGAAAAAATCAAACATGTAGTGGTAGATCCATCAAAATTAAAACTAAAGAGAATTGAAAATGGTGTTTGGCCAAAACTGAAAGGTTATACCGCGCCGGTAATTACCGAAACTAAAAACGAGGAGGGTTAA
- a CDS encoding acetylxylan esterase, producing MINAIRCIISRLWRLSLRGGTTKQSILSRKIASADEKSAFAMTGRVCRYLAILFIVYLSYLNNGFAQTQNTDNLYKKPLVDVLKEIQTRFKVQIKYSEPQVKDKWVNYAEWRFRSDVDETLTNVLMPLDMKVNKEKPGVYKLKEYEYYRWEVQDGWAYLDTLATKYHDKASWEKRKSEIKPELYQALMLSPLPAKPNSKPIITAKRVFDGYSVENIALEILPGVWINGSLYKPLNVKGKIPVVLSPDGHWEKQRYRPDCQIRCATIARMGAMAFSYDLFAWGESMLQFKYEDHRRSLAQTVQALGGIRILDYFSSLKETDTSRIGISGGSGAGSHSILMTAMDDRIKLSAPVVAMSSYFYGGCPCESGMPIHQCGGGTDNVELAAMAAPRPQLLVSDGGDWTAHTPQHDFPYLQKMYSYYGVQDKVENVHLPNEKHDFGINKRIALYDFLIKNFKLNGAAVKDKTGKYDESKVTIEKENAMYVFGDKGEKLPKNAVMGFENLEKLFPLSTTK from the coding sequence ATGATAAATGCTATTAGATGTATAATTTCGAGGTTATGGCGATTGTCATTGCGGGGAGGCACGACGAAGCAATCTATCCTGTCAAGAAAGATTGCTTCGGCTGATGAAAAATCAGCATTCGCAATGACGGGCAGGGTGTGTAGATACTTAGCTATATTATTTATTGTTTACCTATCTTATTTAAATAACGGCTTCGCCCAAACCCAAAACACCGACAACCTCTACAAAAAACCCTTGGTTGATGTCCTCAAAGAAATCCAGACCCGGTTTAAAGTACAGATCAAGTATTCGGAGCCTCAGGTAAAAGATAAATGGGTAAACTATGCAGAATGGCGTTTCCGAAGCGATGTAGATGAAACACTAACCAATGTACTGATGCCATTGGATATGAAAGTAAACAAGGAAAAACCCGGCGTTTACAAACTTAAAGAATACGAATATTACCGATGGGAAGTGCAGGATGGTTGGGCTTATCTTGATACACTGGCGACAAAATATCACGATAAAGCCAGCTGGGAAAAACGTAAATCTGAAATCAAACCTGAACTTTATCAGGCCTTAATGTTATCACCTTTGCCTGCAAAACCTAATTCAAAACCTATTATCACGGCAAAAAGAGTTTTTGATGGTTATTCAGTAGAAAATATTGCATTAGAAATATTGCCTGGTGTCTGGATCAACGGATCACTTTACAAACCATTAAATGTTAAGGGAAAAATCCCGGTGGTGTTAAGTCCGGATGGGCATTGGGAAAAACAACGCTACAGACCCGATTGCCAGATCCGTTGCGCCACCATTGCCAGAATGGGAGCAATGGCTTTCAGCTATGATTTATTTGCCTGGGGCGAATCGATGCTCCAGTTTAAATATGAAGACCACCGCCGTAGTTTAGCACAAACCGTGCAGGCTTTAGGTGGAATAAGGATTTTAGATTATTTCTCTTCTTTAAAAGAAACGGATACCAGCAGAATCGGCATCAGTGGCGGTTCAGGTGCAGGCAGTCACTCTATTTTAATGACTGCTATGGACGATAGGATTAAACTAAGCGCTCCGGTGGTGGCCATGTCATCATACTTTTATGGTGGTTGTCCTTGCGAAAGCGGTATGCCCATCCACCAATGTGGAGGCGGGACAGATAATGTAGAACTGGCTGCTATGGCAGCACCGCGACCACAATTATTGGTTTCGGATGGTGGCGATTGGACAGCACATACACCCCAGCATGATTTTCCGTATCTCCAAAAAATGTACAGCTATTATGGTGTGCAAGATAAAGTTGAAAATGTACATCTTCCGAATGAAAAACATGATTTCGGCATTAATAAACGCATTGCATTGTACGATTTCCTGATCAAGAACTTCAAACTTAATGGCGCTGCTGTTAAAGATAAAACCGGCAAATACGACGAAAGCAAAGTGACCATCGAAAAGGAAAACGCGATGTATGTTTTTGGTGATAAGGGCGAAAAATTACCTAAAAATGCGGTGATGGGATTCGAAAACCTGGAAAAACTCTTTCCGTTAAGTACAACAAAATAA
- a CDS encoding sugar phosphate isomerase/epimerase family protein — METQNRRTFIGNAALLTGALMIPDQLLFAAEKKNRYQVAVIDLMILKRQKISALPLAKEIGADGLEIDMGGLGDRETFDNKLADQTIRQEYLDKAKELNLEFCSLAMTGFYAQSFAKRPTYQKMIQDCLDTAKAMNIKVVFLPLGIQGDLVKNPELREPIVERLKVAGKMAAEAGVIIGVETSLDAKGELQLLKDIGSKNVKSYFNFSNAIKNGRDLLEELRILGKKNIVQIHASNEDGVWLQNDPKIDLSKVKETLDDMGWSGWLVVERSRDAKQPTNVKYNFSSNTSYLKSVFQNDQSLRGTKQSH; from the coding sequence ATGGAAACTCAGAACAGGAGAACTTTTATTGGTAATGCGGCTTTGCTCACTGGCGCTTTGATGATCCCAGATCAATTACTTTTTGCTGCAGAAAAGAAAAACAGGTATCAAGTTGCGGTAATTGACCTGATGATCCTTAAACGTCAAAAAATTAGCGCTTTACCACTTGCTAAAGAAATTGGTGCAGATGGTTTAGAAATCGACATGGGTGGTTTAGGTGACAGGGAAACCTTTGATAATAAACTGGCAGATCAGACAATCAGACAAGAGTATTTGGATAAAGCCAAAGAACTGAATCTGGAGTTTTGCTCATTGGCCATGACCGGATTTTACGCGCAATCTTTCGCAAAGCGTCCGACCTATCAAAAAATGATTCAGGACTGTTTGGACACGGCTAAAGCAATGAACATCAAAGTCGTTTTTCTGCCATTGGGCATTCAGGGCGACCTGGTTAAAAACCCTGAACTTAGGGAACCGATTGTGGAGCGGTTAAAAGTTGCCGGTAAAATGGCAGCAGAAGCTGGTGTTATAATCGGTGTAGAGACTTCTTTAGATGCCAAAGGTGAACTGCAATTACTCAAAGATATCGGTTCAAAAAACGTAAAAAGTTATTTCAATTTTTCAAATGCCATCAAAAACGGAAGAGATTTACTTGAAGAATTAAGGATTTTAGGAAAGAAAAACATCGTTCAGATTCATGCAAGCAATGAAGATGGTGTTTGGTTACAAAACGATCCAAAAATCGATTTAAGTAAAGTAAAAGAAACCCTTGATGATATGGGCTGGAGCGGTTGGTTAGTAGTAGAAAGAAGTAGAGATGCCAAACAGCCCACCAACGTTAAATATAACTTCAGTTCAAATACCAGTTACTTGAAATCGGTTTTTCAAAATGATCAGTCATTGCGAGGTACGAAGCAATCTCATTAG
- a CDS encoding L-rhamnose mutarotase yields MEIEITKKMQSKDTIKYWLPWFVSPRSKQFKPFLILVILFSLLYLKADAVDIYVSLNGNDTHVGTKEKPLATLHSAIRKARELRRLNDVSIKNGITIIITKGFYQLYEPVVLRPEDSGTKESPTEIIATEKVVLSGGVKIKGWKKLQGTLSGLPKEAIGKVWVTDLPNFDGSDLQFRQLWVNGQKAIRAKNYNGAAMGRILSWDSKNQTCKIPLQKNINLDNIKGMEMLIHQWWAIANLRVKSVKVMGNAAELSFMQPESRIQSEHPWPAPWISEKTGNSAFYLSNAIQFLNEPGEWFEDLQKHKLYYWPKASENMINAEIIAPVLENLVKIEGTIDNPVAFVNFKGISFEHSTWLRPSKQGHVPHQAGMYMLDAYKLDKAGTPDKPTLENQAWVGRPASAIEVTYAHHTSFEACRFEHLASTGLDYKKGTADNIIKGNLFKDIGGSAILVGTFSDETTEVHLPYRPSDLREISTNDRIENNLITDVTNEDWGAAGIGAGYVQGIKILHNEISDVSYSGISMGWGWTKTLNAMKNNTISANKIHHYGKHLYDVAGIYTLSAQPGSFITENVIDSIYKAPYAHLPEHWFYLYTDEGSSYFTIKNNWTPAEKYLQNANGPDNLWEDNGPKVSGKIKQHAGLEKTFQYLLKEKAAYSNTAINQAVDQSVVFELIFKSSDVPTDHALKTFAKENNLQTSAIYKWNNRLVIYTSSLKVESLQQTLKRLNATEIKLYDDLFYDFNREKNCGDKPVAEWDNIILSANLVNDEKMQNEYLNYHKTQFEKWPEISKGFCNAEFQRLAIFKKDRQLMLIISIPKGKKLDDLNPKTTLNNPKVDEWNTIMKKYQEGIEGTKPEEVWVFFKPVE; encoded by the coding sequence ATGGAAATCGAGATAACCAAAAAGATGCAAAGCAAAGATACAATAAAATACTGGTTGCCTTGGTTCGTGTCTCCACGATCCAAACAATTTAAACCGTTTTTAATTTTGGTAATTCTTTTCTCTTTATTGTACCTCAAAGCAGATGCGGTAGATATTTATGTTTCATTAAATGGCAATGATACTCATGTTGGAACCAAAGAAAAGCCCTTAGCCACATTACATTCTGCAATTAGAAAAGCACGCGAATTACGTCGATTAAATGATGTTTCGATTAAAAATGGCATCACAATAATCATAACAAAAGGGTTTTATCAATTATACGAGCCTGTTGTGCTCCGTCCCGAAGATTCAGGGACAAAAGAAAGTCCAACAGAAATTATAGCCACTGAAAAAGTAGTATTAAGTGGAGGTGTGAAAATAAAAGGTTGGAAAAAACTTCAAGGAACCCTCTCGGGCTTACCAAAAGAAGCCATCGGGAAAGTTTGGGTAACCGATCTTCCAAACTTTGATGGGAGCGATCTGCAATTCCGCCAACTTTGGGTAAATGGTCAAAAAGCTATTCGCGCAAAAAACTATAATGGTGCTGCCATGGGCAGGATTTTATCATGGGATAGCAAAAACCAAACCTGTAAAATCCCACTCCAAAAGAATATCAATTTAGATAACATTAAAGGCATGGAAATGTTGATCCACCAATGGTGGGCCATTGCAAATCTTCGCGTAAAATCGGTTAAAGTAATGGGTAATGCGGCTGAACTATCATTCATGCAGCCCGAAAGCAGGATTCAGTCCGAGCATCCGTGGCCGGCACCATGGATTTCGGAGAAAACGGGTAATTCTGCTTTTTACCTCAGCAATGCTATTCAATTTTTGAACGAACCTGGCGAATGGTTCGAAGATCTGCAAAAACACAAACTTTATTATTGGCCTAAAGCGTCAGAAAACATGATTAATGCCGAAATAATTGCTCCGGTATTAGAAAATCTGGTCAAAATAGAAGGAACAATAGACAATCCGGTTGCTTTTGTAAATTTTAAGGGCATTTCTTTTGAACACAGTACCTGGTTAAGACCTTCCAAACAAGGTCATGTACCACATCAGGCCGGTATGTACATGCTCGATGCTTATAAACTGGATAAAGCCGGAACACCTGATAAACCGACTTTAGAAAACCAGGCCTGGGTTGGCAGGCCAGCCTCAGCAATTGAAGTAACTTACGCCCATCATACTTCATTTGAAGCTTGCCGCTTTGAACACCTGGCTTCAACAGGATTGGATTACAAAAAAGGAACCGCAGATAATATAATTAAGGGAAACTTATTTAAAGATATTGGAGGTTCAGCCATTTTAGTCGGAACTTTTTCTGACGAAACGACTGAAGTGCACTTGCCATACCGTCCATCCGATCTACGTGAAATATCGACCAACGATAGAATCGAAAATAACCTGATCACCGATGTAACCAACGAAGACTGGGGCGCGGCGGGGATCGGCGCGGGCTATGTTCAGGGGATTAAAATCCTACACAACGAAATCAGCGATGTTTCTTATTCGGGCATCAGTATGGGCTGGGGCTGGACGAAAACACTAAATGCGATGAAGAATAATACCATCAGTGCCAATAAGATCCATCATTATGGCAAACATTTATACGATGTGGCTGGAATATATACCTTATCGGCCCAACCCGGATCGTTTATCACCGAAAATGTAATCGATAGCATTTACAAGGCACCTTATGCGCATCTTCCAGAGCATTGGTTTTATTTGTACACCGATGAAGGTTCATCATATTTCACCATCAAAAACAACTGGACACCAGCTGAAAAGTACCTTCAAAATGCCAACGGACCAGATAATTTATGGGAAGATAACGGTCCAAAGGTTTCCGGAAAAATTAAACAGCATGCGGGTTTAGAAAAAACCTTTCAATACCTGTTAAAAGAAAAAGCAGCATATTCTAATACCGCAATTAATCAGGCCGTAGATCAATCTGTTGTTTTTGAGTTAATTTTTAAATCTTCCGACGTTCCTACAGATCATGCTTTAAAAACTTTCGCAAAGGAAAATAATCTTCAGACAAGCGCGATTTACAAATGGAATAACCGATTGGTCATTTATACTTCCAGTTTAAAGGTTGAAAGTTTGCAACAAACTTTAAAACGCTTAAATGCTACTGAAATCAAACTTTACGACGATTTATTTTACGATTTCAACCGGGAGAAGAATTGTGGGGATAAACCGGTGGCAGAATGGGATAACATTATTTTATCAGCAAATTTAGTGAACGATGAAAAGATGCAAAATGAATACCTGAACTACCATAAAACTCAATTTGAGAAATGGCCTGAAATATCAAAAGGCTTTTGTAATGCAGAATTTCAACGACTGGCCATTTTTAAAAAAGACAGACAGTTAATGTTGATCATCAGTATCCCTAAAGGTAAAAAATTAGATGATTTGAATCCAAAAACTACTTTAAATAATCCTAAAGTGGATGAATGGAATACAATAATGAAAAAATACCAGGAAGGAATTGAAGGCACAAAACCTGAAGAGGTTTGGGTGTTTTTTAAACCGGTTGAGTAA
- a CDS encoding Gfo/Idh/MocA family protein has translation MLRLGILGLGEGRSTISASLASKKFKLIQICDANKKLCEERALEFDFQNWTTNYEDMLTSDKIDMIAIYTPDHLHFEHIKLALQHGKHVVCTKPFIDDLAHANELLELAKKSRRKIFVGQSSRFFEPAMRQKKDFEEGLIGELITIESHYHADHRWFLEKGWSLKQSFKWLYGGLSHPTDFIRWYLPDIEEVMGYGMLSSNGLKAGLKNQDTMHFIFKAKDGRIARVSGAYTGPTQPASRDSGMSCILRGTEGASQADYHELRYSVTTKTGEEKIITWGDSTLKHYFRFEGQSHHAGEYQNYLEYFADSINNNFTAYPDLKEGIGTVALLQAMDQSLETGLPVKIDDILKANHITRESIGL, from the coding sequence ATGTTAAGATTAGGGATTTTAGGATTAGGAGAGGGCAGAAGCACCATCTCTGCATCACTGGCAAGCAAAAAGTTTAAGCTGATCCAGATTTGTGATGCCAATAAAAAGCTTTGCGAAGAGCGGGCTTTAGAATTTGATTTTCAAAACTGGACAACGAATTACGAGGATATGTTAACCAGCGACAAAATCGATATGATTGCGATTTATACACCCGATCACCTGCATTTTGAGCACATAAAACTGGCGCTTCAACATGGGAAGCATGTGGTTTGCACCAAACCATTTATTGATGACCTGGCACATGCAAACGAACTTTTGGAGCTTGCTAAAAAATCAAGAAGGAAAATTTTCGTCGGACAAAGTTCCCGTTTTTTCGAACCTGCTATGCGCCAGAAAAAAGATTTTGAAGAAGGTTTAATCGGTGAACTGATTACGATAGAGAGTCATTACCACGCCGATCACCGTTGGTTTTTGGAAAAAGGATGGTCGTTAAAACAATCATTTAAATGGCTTTACGGAGGTTTAAGTCACCCAACAGATTTTATCCGTTGGTATTTGCCTGATATCGAGGAAGTAATGGGCTATGGGATGTTAAGCAGCAATGGTTTAAAGGCTGGTTTAAAAAATCAGGATACTATGCACTTTATTTTCAAGGCAAAAGATGGTAGAATTGCAAGGGTAAGTGGCGCTTATACCGGGCCAACACAACCCGCAAGCCGCGACAGTGGCATGAGTTGCATCCTACGCGGTACTGAAGGCGCTAGTCAGGCCGATTACCATGAGCTGCGTTATTCCGTTACCACTAAAACAGGTGAAGAAAAAATCATTACCTGGGGAGACTCTACCTTAAAACATTACTTCCGTTTCGAAGGGCAAAGTCATCATGCCGGAGAATACCAAAATTATCTTGAATATTTTGCGGATAGCATCAATAACAATTTTACAGCCTATCCTGATTTAAAAGAAGGAATTGGAACAGTAGCATTGTTGCAAGCCATGGATCAATCTTTAGAAACAGGATTGCCCGTAAAGATCGATGATATTTTAAAAGCCAATCACATAACAAGGGAATCGATAGGGTTATAA